In the genome of Anaerolineaceae bacterium oral taxon 439, the window ATCCAGGAAGCCAACATGGCGGGGCTCGCCGGCGGTCTCGCCGCGGTCGGGAAGAAACCGTATATTCATACGTTCGGCTGCTTCGCCTCCCGACGCATGTTCGATCAGGTCTTCATCTCAATCGCCTATGCGCAGCTGAACGCGCGGGTCATCGGCTCCGATCCGGGCGTGACCGCCGCTTATAACGGCGGAACGCACATGCCGTTCGAAGATATCTGCCTGTACCGTGCGATCCCGAACGCGACCGTGATCGAAACGACCGACGCCGCGATGGCGGGCGCGATCCTGCGCCAGACGAAAGACCGGCCGGGCGTTACCTATATCCGTCTTTCGCGGAAGAATCTTCCCGCTATTTACGAACCGGGTTCAACGTTCGAGATCGGGAAAGGGAACGTCCTCCGAGACGGAAAAGACGTCGCATTTATCGTCGCCGGCCTGCTCGTCGCCGAAGCGCTGAAAGCCGCGGAGGAGCTCGAAAAAGAGGGGATCTCCGCCGCCGTCATCGACATGTTCACGATCAAGCCGCTCGACGAAGCGCTGACGCTCGAATATGCGAAGAAGACCGGCGCGATCGTGACCGGAGAAAACGGAAATATCGTCGGCGGATTAGGCGCGGCGGTCGCCGGGTTCCTGAGCGAGAACCGTCCGACCCCGGTCGTCCGAACCGGCGTTCAGGACCGCTTCGGACAGGTCGGCGCACAGAATTTCCTTCAGGAGGAATACGGCCTGACTGCGAAAGTCCTGATCGAAAACGCGAAAAAAGCGATCGCGCTGAAAGGGTAAGCGGCCTTTCCGTCAAATCGACAACGGGCGCATCGTGCAGCGATCGCGAAACCGATCGTAAAGCAATTCCGTTGCGCCCGTTTTTGATTCATTCTCGAAGCCGGATATGGGAGAAAGCCAGAAGGACAGGCGGCTATCGATGGAAAACGTAACGATTAAGGATATCGCCGGCGCATGCGGCGTTTCATACGCGACCGTCTCGCGGACGCTGAACCGGCGCAGCGGCGTGCATCCGGCAACGCGCGAGAAGATCCTGCGCGTTGCTGACCTCCTTGGCTATTCCCCGAATCTCCACGCGCGCAGCCTGAAAACGCAGAAAACCCGGATTATCGGGCTGATTCTGCCCGATATCTCGAACCCGTTTTTCGCCGATATCGCCTCGTCTGTCAATGAAATCGTTTATGGACAGGGGTATAACTCGATCCTTTGCAGCACGGACTGGAACGCGTCTATCGAAGAAAAGCAGCTTTCGCTCCTGATCGATCAGCGGGTCGACGGGCTGATCTTCAAGCCATCGCCCGACCTGACCGACCGTTACGCCGAACTCCCGCTTCCGAAGGTCATGATTTCCAATTCGCAGGACCCCCGGTTCAGCTGGGTTGAAATCGACAACGTCGAAGGCGGACGGATCGCCGCGGATCACCTGATAACCGGCTGCGGCTATCGGTATCCAGCGTTTATCAGCGGCGCCCGCGCGTCCCGCTCCAATCAGGATCGCCTTCAGGGCTTCCGCCAACGCTTAGCCGAACTCGACGTCCCGCTTCCCGACGAACGGATTTCTTTCGGGGCGTATTCGATCGAAAGCGGGTACCGGTCCGTCGAAAAGCTCGATCGAGGCGGCTCCGAAGCGGATTGTTTCTTCTGCGGAAACGACCTGATCGCGCTGGGCGCGCTCCAATATCTCTCCGAAAAGGATCGCCCGGTTCCGGACCGCTTCGGCGTCGTCGGATTTGACGACGTTTATTTCGCATCTCTTCCGCAGATCCAGCTGACAACCGTTCGACAGCCGCGCCGCAGGATCGGCGCGCTCGCCGCTGAAACGCTGAGCCGCATGATAGAATCCGAAGAACGGCCGGGAGAAACGCAGATCATGCTTCGGCCTGAGCTCGTCGCCCGCCACACGACAAGCGAGCATTAGAACCGTCGTTTCCGTATCCGATATCAAACGCCGCAAGACATTTCACCATGACGGAAGGAAAGTAAAACCAAGCTGATGAGGAACCGCCAAACCAGGGAAGCCATATGAACCAGATTTTTAATTTCGCAAAATCAACCGTTTCACTTTCAATCCCGGATCGCAGCCTGCGAAAAGTATTGACCGCCAAAGCGGTCGAGGTCCCCCCGGATCAGGAGGAAACCGTCCGCCGGGCGATCGCCGCGCCAATTGGAACGCCTCGGCTATCCGAAATTGTCCGTCCCGGCGAAAAAATCGCGATTATTACCAGCGATATCACACGTCCGATGCCGTCGAGAATCGTCCTCCCGCCCGTCCTCGCCGAACTCGAAAAAGCCGGAATCGCGCCGGGCGACGTCACGATCGTTTTCGCGTTGGGGATTCACCGTACGCATACCGAAGCCGAAAAAGAAGCGCTCGTCGGATCCGACGTCTACCGGAAATACCGTTGTATCGATTCGTCGGGCGAATTCGTTAAGCTCGGAACAGGCAAACACGGGACGCCGTTCGAAGTTTTCAAACCGGTTGTCGACGCTGACCGCCGAATCTGCCTTGGGAATATCGAGTTCCATTATTTCGCCGGATTCAGCGGCGGCATGAAAGCGATCATGCCGGGAGTTTCGACAAAAGCCGCGATTCAGGCGAACCACAGCCACATGGTCCATCCGGACGCCGCCGCCGGAAAAATCGACGGCAATCCGGTCCGCGGCGATATCGACGAAGTCCTCGACTTTATCAACGTCGACTTCATCGTCAACGTCGTCCTCGACGAAAAGAAACGCATCGTCCACGCCGTCGCGGGTCATCCGATC includes:
- a CDS encoding transcriptional regulator, whose translation is MNQIFNFAKSTVSLSIPDRSLRKVLTAKAVEVPPDQEETVRRAIAAPIGTPRLSEIVRPGEKIAIITSDITRPMPSRIVLPPVLAELEKAGIAPGDVTIVFALGIHRTHTEAEKEALVGSDVYRKYRCIDSSGEFVKLGTGKHGTPFEVFKPVVDADRRICLGNIEFHYFAGFSGGMKAIMPGVSTKAAIQANHSHMVHPDAAAGKIDGNPVRGDIDEVLDFINVDFIVNVVLDEKKRIVHAVAGHPIAAHRAGCRLLEDMYRIEIPDRAEIVVVSPGGYPKDINLYQAQKALDNAKHAVRKGGSILWIASAAEGLGEDSFEEWMLGHEKLSDMIPHIREHFVLGGHKAAAIALVAEIADIYLYSDLPEDFVRRLHFQPVSDLQGTFDALLRKYGENAGVIAMPFGGATLPFLAGHPDAA
- a CDS encoding transketolase translates to MYKIIYTGELEKVAGKAVFGATMKALLAEDKDVVYLDADLMNSVGTGGLENQFPDQAFDVGIQEANMAGLAGGLAAVGKKPYIHTFGCFASRRMFDQVFISIAYAQLNARVIGSDPGVTAAYNGGTHMPFEDICLYRAIPNATVIETTDAAMAGAILRQTKDRPGVTYIRLSRKNLPAIYEPGSTFEIGKGNVLRDGKDVAFIVAGLLVAEALKAAEELEKEGISAAVIDMFTIKPLDEALTLEYAKKTGAIVTGENGNIVGGLGAAVAGFLSENRPTPVVRTGVQDRFGQVGAQNFLQEEYGLTAKVLIENAKKAIALKG